The Couchioplanes caeruleus sequence CGACGCAGCGCTCCGACGACGGATTGACCTTCACTGTGTTCGCGGCCATCGCCAAGTCCCACGTCAGCAGATCGTCGAAGGAACCCGTGAGGGCCTCGACGCCGCCCGCGCCCGAGGGCGCGGGCGCGTGGGCGGCCGCCCACGCGCCCTGACCATCGATCAGGCGGACGCAGGGAATCTGACTGAATGGCACGACCCAGGCGTGTCGCGTGGCCCTATCCGGCGGCCGCCAGGAAGTCCGAGTAGAACAGGCCCAGACCAGCCGCCACGCAGACACCCGCCACGGTCCAGAACCGGACCACGATGTTGACCTCGCTCCACCCGGCCAGTTCGAAGTGGTGGTGCAGCGGCACCATCCGGAAGACACGTTTACCAGTGGTCTGGAACGAGACGATCTGGATCACCCAGGTCACGGTGATGATGAAGAACAGACCGCCGATCAGGATCGAGAGCAGCGTGGTGCGGGTTGCCACCGCGAGCCCGCCGATCAGGGCGCCGAGCCCGAGCGAGCCCACGTCGCCCATGAAGATCCGCGCCGGGGACGTGTTCCACCACAGGAAGCCCACGCAGGCAGCAGCGGCCGCCGCCGCGATCATGGCGATCTCGAGGGGATCCCGGACCTGGTAGCAGTAGTCGTTCGCACGGGCGTACGTTTCGTCGGCACACCAGTGCCGGTATTGCCAGTACCCGATCAGCGCGTACGCGCCGAGCACCAGGGTCGACGCGCCGGTGGCCAGGCCGTCGAGGCCGTCGGTGAGGTTCACGCCGTTCGACATCGCCGTGATCACGAAGACGAACACGATCACCGAGCCGACCTTGCCGACGTTCCACCAGCTGATGTCCCGGATGAACGAGATGTGCTCGCTGGCCACCGTCTGGCCGTTGGTGCTGGCCACGTAGAGGGCGGCGATGCCGAACCCGGTGCCGATGATCGCCTGGCCGAGCAGCTTGCCCTTGGCGGACAAGCCGTCGGAGTTGCGCTTGCGGACCTTGAGGAAGTCGTCGACGAAGCCGACCGCGCCGCAGAAGACGAAGAGGCCGAGCAGGACGAGGGCCGTCATGGTCGGCTTCTCCTGCGCGATCTGCCGCTCGGGCAGCGTGGTCAGCGCCAGGTGCCCGGCGACGTAGGCCAAGAGGGTCGCCACGATGAACACGACGCCACCCATCGCAGGGGTGCCCTTCTTGCCCTGGTTCGAGGCGAGCCCGAGGGAGCGGATCGGCTGTCCGGCCTTGAGCGCGGTAAAGACCCGGATCGCCACCGGCGTGCCGAACAGGGAGATGATGAACGCGACGGCGGCCGCGACGATGACCGCCCTCACGGGCGAGCCTCCACGAGATCGGGAACTCTCACAACGCGGGCCCCACCGTTCGATGAGTGTCGGATAGCTCGGCATGTTGCGAGCCGCCGGCCGCTTCCTGTGCAGCCCGCTCGATCGTCGCCCAGTGCGCCTCGCGGGCCTCCGTGTCGACCTGTTCCTCGTACTCAGCCATCACCCCGGTCCGGCCATCGACCTGCTCACGCAGGATGTCGGCGTGCCCGGCATGCCGGGCGGTCTCCTGAAGAACGTGGACCATGATGGTGAACAGATTGACGTCGGGCCGCGACCACCATGGCACGTGGCCAGGCGCGTCAATGGGAAGCTCGTTGATCGTCGCGCCCGCATGTACCCAGGCACGCTGATAGAAGTCGATGATCTGTTCGCGGCTCTCGGTCGGGATCACCCACAGGTCGCTGCCATCCGCGTCCTGCCATCGCCGCAGCGGCTCCGGGAACGGGCGGCCGAAGACCTCACCGAAATACCAGGCCTCCACTGTCGCCAAGTGCTTCACCAGGCCAAGGAGATTCGTTCCCGTCGTCGTCAGAGGACGCCGGACGTCGTACTCGGACAGGCCATCGAGCTTCCATACCAGTGCCCGACGTGTCGACCTGAGTTGGCCGTGCAAGTAGTCCTTCACGAGATCATCGATCACGGGACACGAGCTTGCCATCCGACGACAAGCAGAGCAGCCCCGGCGCCCGGGTCGGATTGTCAGCCAGGCTCGACGAGAGGCGGGGCCGCGCAGCCCGCCGCACCACTGCGGGCCCCAGGATCAGCTTCCGCGTCTCACACCGGCCCGGCGGGGCGGCCCTCCCGGCCGTTGTCGGCGGCGCCCTACCATCCCGGCGAGTCGTCGCGTTCGGGCGTGTCCTGCCGTACCGGTGTGCCGTGCCCGCTGCGTCGTTGCGGCCCGGGGGAGACCCCCGCCGGGCGCCGCCGGACCCGGGCCATGTCGGCCGGACGGGTGTGGTCCACGATGCTCGGCATCTCAGGCTCATCCACCCGCAGCGGCATCAAGGTGTCCGTGATCGCCTGCATGATGCGATCCGTGGCCCGCATCGCCTGCGCCCCCGCGGAACCCGTCAGGCCCGACAGATCCACCGGCTCACCGAAACGAACCTGCACCACCGGCCGGCGCCGCATCGCCCTCAGCACCGACCGCACCACATCCTTCGGCGCCGTATACGGCAGCACCGCATGCGATCCCCACTGCGCCACCGGGATGACGTCCGCGCCGGACAACGCCGCCATCCGGGCCACACCGGTCTTGCCGCGCTCGGGCCACATCCACGGGTCCAG is a genomic window containing:
- the mraY gene encoding phospho-N-acetylmuramoyl-pentapeptide-transferase yields the protein MRAVIVAAAVAFIISLFGTPVAIRVFTALKAGQPIRSLGLASNQGKKGTPAMGGVVFIVATLLAYVAGHLALTTLPERQIAQEKPTMTALVLLGLFVFCGAVGFVDDFLKVRKRNSDGLSAKGKLLGQAIIGTGFGIAALYVASTNGQTVASEHISFIRDISWWNVGKVGSVIVFVFVITAMSNGVNLTDGLDGLATGASTLVLGAYALIGYWQYRHWCADETYARANDYCYQVRDPLEIAMIAAAAAAACVGFLWWNTSPARIFMGDVGSLGLGALIGGLAVATRTTLLSILIGGLFFIITVTWVIQIVSFQTTGKRVFRMVPLHHHFELAGWSEVNIVVRFWTVAGVCVAAGLGLFYSDFLAAAG
- a CDS encoding lysophospholipid acyltransferase family protein → MDASWRVPVLWRVLLRFSRVLVPLICRLRVSGQVPAGLRHGPLILAANHVSPVDPIILTAACSIAGVAPRFMATGGLFDAPVAGWAMRASGHLRVDRHTAQVAEALPNAAAALRAGSVVLVYPEGRIGLDPWMWPERGKTGVARMAALSGADVIPVAQWGSHAVLPYTAPKDVVRSVLRAMRRRPVVQVRFGEPVDLSGLTGSAGAQAMRATDRIMQAITDTLMPLRVDEPEMPSIVDHTRPADMARVRRRPAGVSPGPQRRSGHGTPVRQDTPERDDSPGW
- a CDS encoding DinB family protein, yielding MIDDLVKDYLHGQLRSTRRALVWKLDGLSEYDVRRPLTTTGTNLLGLVKHLATVEAWYFGEVFGRPFPEPLRRWQDADGSDLWVIPTESREQIIDFYQRAWVHAGATINELPIDAPGHVPWWSRPDVNLFTIMVHVLQETARHAGHADILREQVDGRTGVMAEYEEQVDTEAREAHWATIERAAQEAAGGSQHAELSDTHRTVGPAL